The following proteins come from a genomic window of Labeo rohita strain BAU-BD-2019 chromosome 25, IGBB_LRoh.1.0, whole genome shotgun sequence:
- the mdkb gene encoding midkine b, which translates to MRSLFSIALVLLVVLMITVEASMKKKEKGKEPKADSECSEWQYGKCVPNGGDCGAGIREATCNEQTKKTKCKVPCNWKKDFGADCKYKFGRWAECDTTTGTRSRSGTLKKALFNAECQTTIKVSKPCTPKTPKPKGGEKKKGKGKEN; encoded by the exons atgCGGAGTTTATTCTCTATAGCGCTTGTGCTGCTGGTGGTGTTGATGATCACCGTTGAAGCCAGTATGAAGAAAAAAG AAAAGGGCAAGGAGCCCAAAGCAGATTCTGAGTGCAGTGAATGGCAGTATGGGAAATGCGTGCCCAACGGCGGTGACTGCGGCGCTGGCATTCGGGAGGCGACCTGCAACGAACAGACAAAGAAAACCAAGTGCAAAGTCCCATGCAACTGGAAGAAAGACTTTGGAG CTGACTGCAAGTACAAGTTTGGTCGCTGGGCCGAATGTGACACTACTACAGGAACCAGAAGCAGGTCTGGGACATTGAAGAAGGCACTGTTCAACGCTGAATGCCAGACCACCATTAAAGTGTCCAAACCTTGCACCCCAAAGACCCCCAAACCCAAGGGAGGCGAGAAGAAGAAAGGAAAAGGGAAGGAAAACTAA
- the chrm4b gene encoding muscarinic acetylcholine receptor M4: protein METESAVFSRDSEWFVFNGSSTSSSTMLNSSTHSPLPEESYFVSGRPRRSFGTVGVVVIIIITSCVSLLTVLGNILVLLSIKVNRNLRTINNYFLFSLACSDLIVGVFSMNLYIVYAVKGYWPLGTQMCDLWLVVDYVVSNASVMNLLLICFDRYFCVTRPLSYPTKRTAKWAGVMIAAAWLQSLLLWAPAILLWQAGRDRSKVQEGQCYILFLANPAVTLATTIPAFYIPVIIMMVLYTRISLASQRRVQKLKPESANLLEPSKTSGEMSTTNPDLVINIKPDEASFQQDSKLIRMKRIPSIEFSKTEFSLDSSPDASGEDQGLHAETSRPKTLTGCVETSGITQPHCFQICATLQVPVQASKVISRNARRKARRERKVTKTVLAVLLAFIITWMPYSVMVLIGTFCRWCVPEILWMVGYFMCYVNSTVNPMCYALCNATFKRTFKRLLLCKFRNLTLK, encoded by the exons ATGGAGACTGAATCTGCCGTTTTCTCAAGGGACTCTGAATGGTTCGTTTTCAATG GCTCCTCCACAAGTTCCTCCACCATGCTCAACAGTAGCACGCACAGTCCCTTGCCCGAGGAATCATACTTTGTGTCGGGAAGACCACGTCGTTCATTCGGGACTGTGGGGGTGGTCGTCATCATAATTATCACTAGCTGTGTCAGCTTGCTAACAGTACTGGGCAATATCCTGGTTCTGCTTTCAATCAAAGTCAACCGCAATCTCCGAACCATCAACAACTACTTCCTTTTTAGTCTTGCTTGTTCGGACCTCATCGTGGGTGTTTTCTCCATGAATCTTTACATTGTGTATGCCGTAAAGGGATACTGGCCTTTGGGAACGCAGATGTGCGATTTGTGGTTGGTTGTGGATTACGTTGTTAGTAATGCCTCTGTGATGAACCTCCTCCTGATCTGCTTTGACCGGTACTTCTGCGTGACCCGGCCTCTGAGTTACCCGACCAAACGTACCGCAAAGTGGGCTGGGGTGATGATTGCCGCGGCTTGGTTACAATCTCTGCTGCTCTGGGCTCCAGCCATCCTGCTTTGGCAGGCTGGGAGGGACAGGAGCAAGGTCCAGGAGGGACAATGTTACATCCTGTTCCTTGCTAACCCTGCTGTAACCTTGGCTACCACCATCCCGGCGTTCTACATTCCTGTCATAATAATGATGGTACTGTACACGCGGATATCCCTGGCAAGTCAGAGACGGGTTCAGAAGTTGAAGCCTGAATCTGCAAACCTGCTTGAACCGTCTAAGACAAGTGGAGAAATGTCAACCACAAACCCTGACCTAGTGATTAACATTAAACCGGATGAAGCTAGTTTTCAACAAGACTCCAAGCTCATTAGAATGAAACGCATCCCTTCTATAGAGTTCAGCAAAACAGAGTTCTCCTTGGATTCAAGTCCTGATGCCTCTGGGGAAGACCAAGGGCTGCATGCGGAAACCTCGAGACCAAAGACCTTAACAGGGTGTGTGGAAACCAGTGGGATAACACAACCTCACTGTTTTCAAATCTGTGCTACTCTTCAGGTTCCAGTGCAAGCATCCAAGGTCATCTCCAGGAATGCCAGACGGAAGGCTCGGAGAGAGCGGAAGGTGACAAAGACAGTCCTTGCTGTTCTTCTGGCCTTTATCATTACTTGGATGCCTTATAGCGTTATGGTTCTCATTGGTACCTTCTGCCGCTGGTGTGTCCCTGAAATTCTGTGGATGGTGGGTTACTTTATGTGCTACGTCAACAGCACGGTTAATCCAATGTGCTACGCGCTCTGTAACGCCACCTTCAAGAGAACCTTCAAACGACTGTTGCTGTGCAAGTTCAGAAATCTGACATTAAAATGA